The genomic stretch GGTCGAAAAGACGCTGAAGCTCGAATCCGGCGATTACCCCGATCCGGACTACCTGCGCCGGGTTACGTTCCTCGCGAACCCCGACACCAACGGAACGGCGGAGCCCACGGCGGAGTGGATCATCACGAATTACCTCGAACCCAACGACTACGCGCCAACCCGCATTTACGCCGCGCAGGGCGGTACGACTGCGCAGGTGGCCGCCGCACTGAACAGCGGCAGTCTGCTGACAACGTACATGGGACACAGCGGTTCCTCCGGCTGGTGGGACCCGTCGTTCGGGCAGAACGATGTGCGCAACCTCCAGAACACCGGGCTGTACGGCGTGGTTCTGGGGTGGTCGTGCAACACGAGCCACTTTGACTACGACGAGTGCTTTGGCGAAACCTGGCTGCGCGTCGCCGACAAGGGCGCCGCGGCCTACATCTCCGCTTCGGATTACATCTACTGGGGCAGTCCGGCCGCCTGGCTGCCGTCCGCCGTCCTGGAGAAGGCCTTCTTCCGGGCGTTGTTCGAAGAGGGAATCTGGGAACTCGGACCCGCCTGGAACAGCGCGCTCTACCACTTCCTCGAGGTCTATGGTGAGCCGGCCACCCCGGGCGGTCTGCCGACGCAGAATGCCGACATCGTACGCAACTTTTTCGAGGAGTTTGTTCTGCTGGGAGATCCGGCGCTGTACTTGCCGCCGGACAGCAGCTTCCGCCTGACTGCAGCACCCGCATCACAGACCGTCTGCACGACACAAGGCGGCACGGCGTTTTACACGCTCCACGTCGATCGATTCGGCAGCTTTGAAGAGATCGTCAGTCTCTCGCTCGATGGACTGCCAGCCGGCGCCGCGGCTGAGATCAGCGTGAATGACCTGCCGGCACCCTACACTTCCGTCCTCACCTTGACGGGGCTCGCGGCCGTCGCGCCGGGTTCCTATACATTGACGATTACGGCCGAGGCCGACCTGCTCGTGCGCTCGCAACTCCTCACGCTGCACGTGGCGAGCGCGGTACCCGGCGTGCCGGTGCCACAGAGTCCGGCACCGCAGGCCACGAACGTGGGGCGGCAGCCGACGCTGGCGTGGATCGCCAGCAGCCAGGCCGTCACGTATGACGTGGTGGTGTCGCGCACGGCCACTTTCTCACAACCGGTCTTCAACGCCACGACCAGCGAAACCAGCGCCTTCGTCACCACCATGCTCGACCCCGCCACGACGTATTACTGGCGCGTGCGCGCGACGAACGGGTGCAGCAGCAGTGCCTACTCCGCTACCCACAGCTTTACGACGCTTTCGCAGGCCGACTACTTCACGCAGCAGTTCACCGGCAATGGAAACGACTTCAACCTTGCTAACCGTACCCTGCGGTTCACGCCCGATGGCGGCGCAAACTTCTACGCGGCCTGCCTCGTCACGGCGTCCACGCTGCCGACCGACCCCGCGGGCGGCACCGCCCTGGTGCTGAGCGACGACGGCTCGCGCCAGATCCAATTCACCCCTGCCGTGTGGCTCTATGGCGTGCCCTACACCAGTCTATTCGTCAACGCGAACGGCCACCTGACCTTCGGGCAGGCCGACGGCACCTGGCAGGAGACGCTCGCGGTGCATTTCTCCCTGCCACGGATCGCCCCGCTGTTCGACGATCTGAACCCCGCCTCCGGCGGCACGATCAGTTGGAAGCAGACCGCGGATCGGATCGCCGTCACCTGGCAGAACGTACCGGAATTCTCCAGCAGCGCGCCGAACACGTTCCAGGTCGAACTGTTCCACCACGGCGCCATTCACCTGACATGGACCGGCATCGCCTGTCGCGACGCCATCGTCGGGCTGTCGGCAGGCACGGGCATACCGACGGATTTCGTGCCTTCGCAGCATGCGAACAGCAGTGCCTGCCCACCCCCGGGGGCCTGCTGCCAGGGCAGTTTCTGCACGCTGCTCGATGAATCCGTCTGTGCCGCCCAGGGCGGAACGTATCTCGGCGCTGCCGTGGACTGCGCACCCAATCCCTGCATCTCCTACGATGCCTCGTGCCTGATCATCAGCGAGGTCGTGCAGGGTGCCGAAAGCGGAGACTGTCCGCGCTGGCTCGAAATCACCAACACGGGAACGACGGATTTCGCCTTCATTCAGGGCGGAATCATCGTGCAAACCGGTCTGAGCACACACACCGAGGTCAACGTCCCGCTGGGTGGCCTGCTGATCCCGGCCGGGCAAGCCGTGGTCATCAACTCGACCTTCGACGGCGCTTGCAGCGGTGCGTTCCAGGGCATCTACGGCTCTGTTCCCGATGTCCAGACCCCGGCCCAGTTCGGCCATGGGCACGAGCGCCTCCTGCTTACCGATCGCGCCGACGGCGGCCGGATCATCGACATGTTCGGTCTGCCGGGTGTCGACAACCTCGGACAGCCGACGGAATTCACCCGCGGCTACGTCACACGGCGCCCCGCGTGGAACTCGGGAGCCGGCGGCGATTTCTACCTGAATGAGTGGGAACTCGGTGGCGTGGACAGTCTGGTGGGGGAGAATCCCACCGCGCTGCTGCTGACGCTGACAACGCCTGGCACACACAACGTCGATCAGGTTTGTACACCACACCGGCCCGGCGATCTGAATTGCGACGGTGCGGTGAACTTCTCCGACATCAGCCCCTTCATCCTCGCGCTGAAGGACACGGCTGCGTATGAGGCCGCTTATCCGAACTGTCCGTTCGCCAACCGCGACCTCAACCGCGATGGCGTGGTGAACTTCGCTGACATCAGCCCGTTCATCGCGCAGCTCAAGCGCGGTGGGTAGGAGACACCGGCGAACAACTCGGGCGTCCTGCTGCGAGTGCACGACCTCGCAGCAGGACGGCTGGTTTGACATGCCAACCCGCATTGTCACCTTGTGGCCAGAATTGCAGCGCACCACGCTGCTGTTCTGCATCCTGGCCCTGCTACCTTGGGCGGGCTGTGCCACGAGCACGCCCCGGCCCGCTGTCGCGCTCGAACGTATCGTGGTTGCGGCCGACGGCCGTGGCTTCGTCGGCCGACCTTCCGGTACCCCTTTCGTCCCGTGGGGTTTCAACTACGACCATGATGAACCCGACCATCGTCTCATCGAGGCCTACTGGCACGATGAATGGGACAAGGTAGTCACCGACTTCCGCGCCATGCGGGACCTCGGCGCCACCGTCATCCGTATTCACCTCCAGTTCGGCCGGTTCATGCCCACCCCCAGCGCGCCGGACGCGCGCGAACTGGCGCGACTGTCACAGCTTGTCTCCCTCGCCGAGGAACTTGGCCTGCGCCTCAACCTGACCGGGCTCGGCTGCTACCTCAAGGACGAAGTACCGGCGTGGTACGACACCCTTAATGAAGAAGAGCGTTGGGCCGCTCAAGCCGCCTTCTGGGCGGCGATCGCGGCGCGCTGCACCGGTCGCCCGGGGGTGTTCTGCTACAACCTGATGAACGAACCCGTCGTACCCGGAGGAAAGCGCGCGGACGGTGATTGGCTGGGGCCACCCTTCGCGGAACGCTTCCACTTCGTGCAGTTCATCACCCTTGATCGGGCGGGCCGGCCGCGGCCACAGGTCGCAGCGGACTGGATTCGCACGCTCACCACGGCGATCCGGCAGCACGATCCGGACACTTTGATCACGGTGGGTTTGGTGGATTGGAGTCTCGACCGGCCCGGACTGACTTCTGGATTCGTCCCACAGGTGATCGGGCCTGAACTCGACTTCCTGAGCGTACACCTGTACCCACGTTCCGGCCAGCTTGAAGCGGCCCTGGATACGTTGTCCGGCTTTCATGTTGGTAAGCCGGTGGTGCTTGAGGAGACCTTCCCACTGCACTGCAACTTCCAGGAGATGCTCGCATTCCTCGCTGCGTCGCGGCATGACGTAGCGGGCTGGGTGTCGTTCTATTGGGGGCAAACACCCGCAGAGGCGCGCCGCAACGGTTCACTCCGTGGAGCCATCGTGGCAGAATGGATCGAGTTATTCAGTGCGGCCATGGCCACCTGGGCGGTGCCGTAGTGCGTGAATCCGGAGTTCGTTATAGGCCCTTGTGGGCTGTAACCTGCTTCCAAGCCGGACAATTCGGCGAATTGCGCTTGGGAGCCGCTCAGCGGAGCGTTAGAATCAGGGTGTCAGATCCTGCAACCGTGCGCTGCACGGTGCGGCGTAGCGTAGCATGTCCGAGGAATCAACCGCTGGTCGGCGGTCCAAAGTCCCAAGATGAGGGAGAGAAGAGCCATGCGAAAATACGTGTTCGGGTGTTCGTTGGGGCTGCTGTGCGCAGCAGCGCCGGTCTTGGCTGACCTTTACAGCCAGGACTTCGAGGTCGATTCAACCGCGAACTGGGTCGTGCATACCGGCCCGTCAGATGCGGCCGCCAATTTCTTCTTCGACTACTCGACGGTCGGCATCCCGGCCGCCCCGAGCGGTGCCGGTACTCGCGGCATGAAGTTGCAGGCCAACCTCACCGGTGGTTTATTCAGCGGGATGAGCGTTTCGCCGATCGGGCAGAGCTTCGTCGGTGATTACGTCGTCAAGTTCGACTGGTGGGCGAATTTCAACGGCCCGTTCCCCGGCGGTGGAAGCGGCTCCACCAACCTGTCGACCTACGGGATCGGCACCACCGGCGCAGCGGTCCAGTGGCCGGGCGGCGTGCAGCACAGCGTCTGGTTCGCAGGCACCGGCGACGGCGGCTCGGCCTCCGACTGGCGGGCCTATTCGAGTGCGGCGGGCACAAGCTATCCCTCCGGCAACCCCGTGTATGCAGCCAGCTCGCTCAATAACACGAACCCCTACTACGCCGGGCTCGGCGGGGTGGCTGCTCCGGCCGCGCAGCTCGCGCTGTACCCGCAGCAGACCGGCGTCACGCAGGTTGGCAGCGGCGGCATGCAGTGGCACCAGGTTGAGATTACCAAGCAGGGTGACTTCATCACCTGGCACATCAACGGCCTGCTGATGGCGACAATCGACGTCAACACCGTCACACTGCTCGGCAGCAACATCTTCTTCGGCCACAGCGACATCAACGCCGGGTCTTCCACCGACCCGAACGCGCCTGACCTGCTCTTCACCCTGATCGACAACATCCGCGTGGTGCCGGAGCCGGCCAGTTTCGCGCTGCTCGCACTCGGCGGCCTGCTCGCCCGGCGCCGTCGATAGGAAACACGAACCGGCGAAAACATCTCAACGTGTGTGTGAGGCCGTCCCCCCGAGGGACGGCCTCTTTCATGGATCCACCACCTCGTGACTCAGGGCGCCACGCCGATTGCGAGCTGGTAGCGACCGTGCTGCGGGGTAACTTCTGCGGCAAAGCCGCGCACCCGGCAGAACTGGACCAGCGGCTCCGGCACAAATGACGCCGTGATCAGTATGACTTCCTGCGGGCCGAGCGTTGCGAGGCGCTGCTGCACGAGCGGCAGCGGATGCGCACCGGCCGCCAACAACTCGTCTGCGTCGAGTCTGAGCACGGGCGTGCGCCCCTGTGCCCACGCTGGTCCGGCCAGAGCGTCGGCCGGGCGGTCCATGACCGGGTCCGAACCGCCGACTGCGACCCGCAAAGACTCCACAAGCTCTCCGACCGGACGGGCGACCTGTCGGGCGGCATCTGCCACGGTCAGAGCAGCAGCCACGGCCTCACGCAAAGCGGGAGTGCGGAGCCGGCCGAGCATGGGAACGAGACGCTCAAGTTCGGCTGACAGGCCGGGAAATGCTGCGAGAATTTCGGAAAGACGCGTTTCCGGTGTGATGTTCTGAGCAGCAGTCATGCGGGGTTCTCCGCTGGGGTGTCGTACTGCAACAGCCGGCGCTCCCCCTGCAGGGCACGCAACCGGGTCAGATCCTGTGTGACTTCGAGCGTTCCGAGGTACGCCCCGTGTCCGTCCCGTACCGCGAAATACCGGATATGCACGAACTTGCCATGCAGCTCGATCCAGAACTCCGCGACGTTCTGCCGCCCGGCGCGGAAATCGCTCACGATCTGATCGACGATATGCACGCTCTTGGGCGGGTGACAGTGCTGCACCTTGCGACCAATGATCGCCTTGCTGCGGTCGAAGATGCGATCCCCCTCGGAGAAGAAGCGGACACGATCGTCCGCGTCGACAAAGGTGAGATCCACGGGCAGTGCTGAGAAGATGGCCTTGAGTTGCTCGAAGTCGAGTTGACCGGTCGGAAACACGACAGCGCGGTCACCGGGCACTTCGATTGTGTCGGCGCGGTGCCGCGCTTCGGGCGGCCGATAGCCCACGCGCGGCTCTACCAGACACCAGCCATACCGCGGCGACTGGGTCCAGATTTCCCCCCACTCCTCCTCGGTGAGCGTCTGGAGCATCATCGGCAGCAGGATGTTTTCCTCCTTGCTCGTCATGCTTTCCACGATGGTGAGGGCAGTCTCGGCCACACGGTCCGCGACGACGACCAGCTCCCCGGCCGTCGCACCCGTCACGCGCAGTGCCGCTTCGAGGTCGCGCAGGCGCCGGCGGGCTTCGTCCTGCACGGCCCACATCACCTTGGAAGGCCCCGTGATACCGTGGCGCTCGAGCACCGAGAAGAAGAGGTCCTCCTTGCGACGGTAGTGCTTGTCCACGTCCATCAGATCGTTGAGGGCCTGCCGCCATCGAATCAACGGGGCCTCCGGCGCCGTCTCGGGCGGCAGGTTCCGCACCTCCGCCATCGCTTCCCGCATGCGCTGGCAAGTCGCGCGAAGCGCTTCGTTCTCCCGCTTGAGCGTGTCCGCCGGGTGTCCCGGCGGCAGCAGGACCACTGGCTTTTTCAGGATGTCCTGTACAACCTGCACGTGCAGGTCGCACATCGACTTCACCTCGTCCACAGCGACCCCCGAAGCGATGATCTCCTGCTCCATGGCCGCAATCTCGCCTGCGTCCGCCGACTGGACGATGGCGACGAGTTCTGCCCGAACCTCCTCCGGCGGTGTGCCGCGGTGCAGCTTCTGGATAATGCGCTTCAGCGTCTCAATACGCTGAGCCCGGTTGTTGATCAGTTCACTCATCGGGGCTCCTTGGCTCTACGGTGGCGATCGCACCGCACCGGTACGGCCACCATGACTTACCGTTCAGAGGGAAGTTTGTCCCCAAACGCTGAGCCGGGCCTTGACCTGCATCAAACACGTCAAAGAATTCGCAGCCAGCCCCCCAAGCCGCCACGGCGACCGGTCCCGTCCACGCGCACGAAACTCGCCGGGTGTGCATCTGGTCCTACAATCAGGTCCGGGCAGTGTGACCCATACGCGGTTTCTACCACGCTGTCCGATGTTTACACACACGAGCCCCACGGGGCGCGAGGAGCCACCGGAATGGTCACACGGAAAGCCACGGCCCACTGGAGTGGAGATCTGAAGAGCGGAAAGGGGAGCATGACGCTCGGCAGTGGTGCGTGGTCCGGCCCCTTCTCCTTCCGCACGCGCTTCGAGGCCGAGCCGGGCACCAACCCCGAGGAACTGATCGGCGCAGCGCTCGCCGGCTGCTTCTCCATGGCCTGCTCGCATGCCCTCGCCGAGGCAGGTTTCCCCCCGCTGCAGGTCGACACAACGGCTGGCGTGCGCCTGGCACAGGTCGATGGCGGCTTCGCGATCGACCAGGTGCAACTCACCATGCGTGCCAGCGTTCCAAGGATCGACGCGGACACGTTCCTGAAGATCGCGCAACAGGCCAAGGAATCGTGTCCCGTCTCGAAAGCGCTCGCCGGTACGCGTATCACGCTTGAGGCCACGCTGCAATCGTAAGTTCAGCGCCGCCGCCCGACACAGCATGAGGCCTGCCCCGCTCTGCCGGAATCAGCGCGCCAGCACCATGTCCAGCAGATCCCCTACGCGGCAATGGTGTTCAAGTGGGTGTCGCAGCGGCGCCGCGCGCCGCACCTCGTAATGATTGCAGCGCCCGATGCGCATCCGGCGTAACACGCCGCCCGCCACGAGTTCGGCCACGATGCGTTGCACGGCTCGTTCCGTGATGCCGACCCGGGCGGCAACGTCACGCAAGCGCGTGTCGGGCGCCCGGGCAAGGACGACGAGCACGTGCGCATGGTTGGAAAGAAAAGTCCACTGGGCTTGCGGCGGCGCGGCAGCGCCGGACGCTAGCCCGCGACCCGACTGGGCTTTCGCTGCACTTTGGTGTGTCCGAGGCGCGCTCATGCTACGCCCACCCACAGCCATTCGATGCAGGTCAGGTACAGCGGCAATCCGATGGTGATATTAAACGGGAACGTCAGGCCAAGGGCCATGGGCAGGTACACCCCTGCATTCGCCTGCGGAACGGCGAGCCGCATCGCGGCCGGAACCGCAATGTAGCTGGCGCTGCCGAACAGTACTGCCAGTAACAGTGCATCTCCGGCACTCAGGCCGATCAGAGCAGCGGTCGCGATCCCTAGCAACGCGTGCAGCGGCGGTGCCAGGAGCGCGAACAGCAGCACGAACGCCCCGGCGCGGCGCAGCTCGCCCAACCGCCGCGCCGCCACCATGCCCATGTCCAGCAGAAACAGGCACAACACGCCATGAAACGGGGTCTTCACCAGCGGCTGCATCATTTCCCAGCCACCGGGACCGGTCAACAGTCCGATCACCAGACTCCCGAGCAGGATTACGACCGCCCCATTCGCGAGCGACTCGTGCAGCAACACCCGCCACGGCGCCCGGGCCGTGCTCTCCCCCGCCGGCCCCTCCGCCACGCCGAAACGCCGCACCAGCCAAACCCCCACAAGAATCGCGGGCGTCTCCATGAGCGCCATCGCCGCCACCAGAAACCCGCTGTAAGGCCGCCCCTGCGACTCCAGGAACGTGGCCGCCGCCGCAAACGTCACCGCACTGACCGAACCGTAGCAGGCCGCGGCCGCCGCTGCCGTGGGCGTGTCGAGCCAGCGACGCAGGACGGCAAAGCTCCACAACGGAATCATCGCGCTGGCAAGGGCCGCAAGCCCGAGCGTCACGACCACGCGCAGGTCGAGCGGGCTGCGCGCCAACTCGTGTCCGCCGTGCAGGCCGATCGCGAGCAGCAGGTACAGTCCGAGGAAGCGGGCCAGCGACGACGGCACGTGCAGGTCCGAGCGAACCATGGTCGCGAGCATGCCGAGCAGGAAGAAGAGGACCGGGGGCGAGAGGAAGTTGGCGCCGAGCATGGCAATTTCCAAGGCGTAGCTCCCGCGGCCGGCGGGGCCCTCGTGACCGGATCGCCCGCTCGACCGAATAGAGGAAATATATTT from Phycisphaerales bacterium encodes the following:
- a CDS encoding OsmC family protein, which produces MVTRKATAHWSGDLKSGKGSMTLGSGAWSGPFSFRTRFEAEPGTNPEELIGAALAGCFSMACSHALAEAGFPPLQVDTTAGVRLAQVDGGFAIDQVQLTMRASVPRIDADTFLKIAQQAKESCPVSKALAGTRITLEATLQS
- a CDS encoding MarR family transcriptional regulator; protein product: MSAPRTHQSAAKAQSGRGLASGAAAPPQAQWTFLSNHAHVLVVLARAPDTRLRDVAARVGITERAVQRIVAELVAGGVLRRMRIGRCNHYEVRRAAPLRHPLEHHCRVGDLLDMVLAR
- a CDS encoding PEP-CTERM sorting domain-containing protein yields the protein MRKYVFGCSLGLLCAAAPVLADLYSQDFEVDSTANWVVHTGPSDAAANFFFDYSTVGIPAAPSGAGTRGMKLQANLTGGLFSGMSVSPIGQSFVGDYVVKFDWWANFNGPFPGGGSGSTNLSTYGIGTTGAAVQWPGGVQHSVWFAGTGDGGSASDWRAYSSAAGTSYPSGNPVYAASSLNNTNPYYAGLGGVAAPAAQLALYPQQTGVTQVGSGGMQWHQVEITKQGDFITWHINGLLMATIDVNTVTLLGSNIFFGHSDINAGSSTDPNAPDLLFTLIDNIRVVPEPASFALLALGGLLARRRR
- a CDS encoding cellulase family glycosylhydrolase, with product MPTRIVTLWPELQRTTLLFCILALLPWAGCATSTPRPAVALERIVVAADGRGFVGRPSGTPFVPWGFNYDHDEPDHRLIEAYWHDEWDKVVTDFRAMRDLGATVIRIHLQFGRFMPTPSAPDARELARLSQLVSLAEELGLRLNLTGLGCYLKDEVPAWYDTLNEEERWAAQAAFWAAIAARCTGRPGVFCYNLMNEPVVPGGKRADGDWLGPPFAERFHFVQFITLDRAGRPRPQVAADWIRTLTTAIRQHDPDTLITVGLVDWSLDRPGLTSGFVPQVIGPELDFLSVHLYPRSGQLEAALDTLSGFHVGKPVVLEETFPLHCNFQEMLAFLAASRHDVAGWVSFYWGQTPAEARRNGSLRGAIVAEWIELFSAAMATWAVP
- a CDS encoding DUF2249 domain-containing protein produces the protein MTAAQNITPETRLSEILAAFPGLSAELERLVPMLGRLRTPALREAVAAALTVADAARQVARPVGELVESLRVAVGGSDPVMDRPADALAGPAWAQGRTPVLRLDADELLAAGAHPLPLVQQRLATLGPQEVILITASFVPEPLVQFCRVRGFAAEVTPQHGRYQLAIGVAP
- a CDS encoding sodium-dependent bicarbonate transport family permease, whose amino-acid sequence is MEIAMLGANFLSPPVLFFLLGMLATMVRSDLHVPSSLARFLGLYLLLAIGLHGGHELARSPLDLRVVVTLGLAALASAMIPLWSFAVLRRWLDTPTAAAAAACYGSVSAVTFAAAATFLESQGRPYSGFLVAAMALMETPAILVGVWLVRRFGVAEGPAGESTARAPWRVLLHESLANGAVVILLGSLVIGLLTGPGGWEMMQPLVKTPFHGVLCLFLLDMGMVAARRLGELRRAGAFVLLFALLAPPLHALLGIATAALIGLSAGDALLLAVLFGSASYIAVPAAMRLAVPQANAGVYLPMALGLTFPFNITIGLPLYLTCIEWLWVGVA
- a CDS encoding DUF438 domain-containing protein; its protein translation is MSELINNRAQRIETLKRIIQKLHRGTPPEEVRAELVAIVQSADAGEIAAMEQEIIASGVAVDEVKSMCDLHVQVVQDILKKPVVLLPPGHPADTLKRENEALRATCQRMREAMAEVRNLPPETAPEAPLIRWRQALNDLMDVDKHYRRKEDLFFSVLERHGITGPSKVMWAVQDEARRRLRDLEAALRVTGATAGELVVVADRVAETALTIVESMTSKEENILLPMMLQTLTEEEWGEIWTQSPRYGWCLVEPRVGYRPPEARHRADTIEVPGDRAVVFPTGQLDFEQLKAIFSALPVDLTFVDADDRVRFFSEGDRIFDRSKAIIGRKVQHCHPPKSVHIVDQIVSDFRAGRQNVAEFWIELHGKFVHIRYFAVRDGHGAYLGTLEVTQDLTRLRALQGERRLLQYDTPAENPA